AGACCAATAGGtctagtcttggggggggggggagagagagaaagacggacagaccccacgcagttttttatttttatttggtgtggggttcccccttaagatccacaccagactcaaagggcctggtatggtcagaTCCCATTCGCTGAAGTCGCAGAGCAAAGTCGAATCGGAAGTCGTCTGACTTCcgtgtcggagcagtgtgaacctgaCCTTAAATGATCTTACTGCAATGAGCGAGAACCCTCCTGCCAATGCACAGTCTGCTTGTGACAAATGTCAGTAAAATGTGTAAAGGCTTACTTTTACGCAAGTTCTCATTGTCAACAATTAATGGgacataatattaataaaaataatttaattgaAAAGTTTTTGATAGTTGTTTATAAGCTTGCTAACAAGCAATACTCTTCAGAACACAAAAACAACAAAGCAGAACCATTCGTTGATCAGAATTTCTTCACTTTGGCTAGACGGTTGTTCCTCCACATGTGCAGTTTTCTAAGCAGTTTCCAGTACTGAGGAGTATCTGGACTTAGATCTTCCAAAGGTTTAGGTGGACCAAGATCTAGTTGGAAAAGCCTGTGAGAAATATGGAAAGGGCAAAATGTGTAAGATTAAAGTGGAACCCAAAAAGCTGCACAGAAAAGGTTCTACTTACTTACCATTCTGGGTAATGAGAATCGTCCTTTAGCTGCACATCTGAACCAGACTTGTATATATTTAACCCCATAGCATGTGTGGCCAAGATATATGGGTCTTTGCAAACTTCAGGGCCTTTCTGAACTTCTTTGACAagtccttttcctttccctttaatAACTGCAAAGCAAAGATCTGTGTAaatattttgaaatatttttttcttctccatTAACGGAACTTACAGTAGCTTAATTATAGCAAATCTGCTATCTGTAATTTTTAAAAAGACactttactgactggaatggcaccaACTGATTGGCATGGCGCAAATGTGGTACCAATTTACAAAACGGGATAGAACTGTATACTAGGAAACCAATGACCAGTCAATACTATGGAAGGTATTTAAGGCAATGGTAACAAAACCTATCCAGAAACTCTTTCGAGCTAAAAGATATCAGTGACAACCAGCATGGTTTTTTAAAAGACCTTTCTTGTCATATCCACTTCTCATCTTTCTATGAGAAAGTAAGAAATTGGATGGTGAAAGTCAAGGGGATGCAATTTATCCTGATATTGCTAAAGCATTTGATACTGTACCTCAAATTTTAAATctataaaataaggtctgttggagtTGATGGAATTGCATCTACATGGACAGGAAAACTGagctggtctataattcccagagATGTAGTTTGGGccctacattggcttttctccaatcagctggtaccattccagtcagtaaaaattaggaacaatggtctggcaattacttgactgaaagAATTAGGAGtagaaacatggactttataggcacacatgtATATTgggtaaaaaatggtaaaaaaaaagttaggtaAAAAAAGTTTAATAGGATAAAGTTAAAACTATTGTATACaaacaagtaaaaaaacaaaaaacaaaaacacagccaTGGcctcagttatatatatatattttttttagctggTGTTGCTGGATAATGTGAAAGCTATCAGAGTACCTGTAGAGCcattggattgcttttacatgtggTGGAAGGGGATATCCCCCTCCTTCCACCGCCATCCATTGCTTTCCTGGGCTCTCCCGTTCCACCAGGGAGCCCAGGACTTGGTTTCGCTGGCTTATTATAGAGATGAAGGAGGTCCCCTGATTATTTCTATGGACTATGAAACTAGAAGTGACAAGCATTTTGTCACTTTCAGTATCGGTTTGTTAATTACAAGCCATTGCCAGTTTGTAActgcatctgatcaaaccgatcttggaTTGATTAGGTgcttttgagagcagaggagagatctggagtctaataGACCTTAGATATCTCCATAAGaaggacctgtcactgcccatgctatcacaagggatgtcgtttatcccttttgatagcaataaagttgataaaaaaacaaaaaaaaaaaaaaaactaacccctTTCCGCTGATGGTATGTATACATGTGgcctgggcttttttccgtggggccacatatatgtgtacctTTCTTTGTGCTGGAAGCACGCAGcacagcatgctcccagcacaaagaccagGTTCTCACCGAGAGCCCTGGGATTTGTACAAACGATCAGGATCCAGGACTACCGGTGCTGGGTCACCTGATTTCTGTGATCGACTCAGATTGGCTAATCACAGTGAGCAGTCACTGTAAGCTGTCCCGGTGTTTACTTCCTCTTGCAGGAGATGAAGATGTaaacagattgtaagctctaacgagcagggccctctgattcctccggtattaaaattgtttttttaattgtactgtctgccctcatgttgtaaagcgctgcacaaactgttggcgctatataaattctgtataataataaaaaaagaaaaaaaaaaaaaaaaaaaaatgaatggatcaaggttaaaaaaaaaaaaaagaaaaaagtgcaccATTGCTTCTGGGCCccactacgggtacaaacaacaacatacacacacatatgtggtatcgttgCAATCGtaaggtaagcctcattataggcttacctgtaggtaaaaatgtgcaagcgggtatacaaccgctttcatgaccaggccattttttgcgatacgacactatgttaatttgactgacaattgcgtggttgtacgacactgtacccaaacaaaattgatgtccttgtttcccacaaatagagctttcttttggtggtatttgatcacctctgtggtttttattttttgcgctataaacaaaaaaaaggagacagacaattttgaaaaaaaattagtgtagacaaaaaaaaaaaaaaaaaaaaaaggggaggaggggtttgTTTGCTAGCTTACCTTAGGGTTTTAAGCCATACCATACAGCCACTTGGCAGGGTATGCACTTGCATATAGGTTACCTTCTGTATGAAGCACACCTTGATTACAGCATGTCAGACACCTTAAGGTCCACTATAGGGGTGCTGAATATAATCGATGCATCGCAATTCCGCTGTCCACGATTCTGCATCAATGCTACGACTGGCTAAATAGTTTGGTGGATGACGTCACCTGGCGCACCGCGCCTCTCCTCACAGCAAGAGGAGCACTTTGAAAGAGGCACCGTGGGCGTTAGTCATGCCCTTTTTTCCCGCCCCCGCCTAGCCGCCGCTGACGTCATCCCCAGCATCGTCGTGTTGCAGGCTGCTGTGGGAGACCCGAACCAGCGTCCCGACTTCTGTCCTGTGTCCTCCTCACAGACTGCTGCGGGAGACCCAAGCAAGCGTCCCCGACTCCTGGATGCGCTTGTCCTCAGTCCTCCTCACACTCTCATGGGGTACTAAGGACAGCCACCTCCCACGGGTCTCTTTTTTCTATTTACCAATGGCTATAACTTAACTGTCATTTACCCAAGGATATGGTAGCAATGGCAAGTAGGTGCAGAACTGTCAGTTTTCTATTTTATCTAGCATTGCATTTCTCTATCAGGAACATATTTATCTCCAGCAGCAAATAACCCAATAGTATATCTACCCATTAGCAATACATTTACCTTTAGCTGCATATATTTTCCCCCCTGCAGTGTATATATAGTGTACTTCTAGGAGAatatgtacctttttttttattctcatagTTAGTGCaatttgttaaagtgatactaaagggtattattattattatttttttttttaaagaaaagaaaaaaaaaaaaaaaaggatatcatacttacctgctaacTGCCTCCtgtagcaggtctgcagtctctgaccctctcctgtagcagttctgcagtctctgaccctctcctgtagcaggTCTTCAGTCTATGACCCTCTCCTctagtattttttttgggggggaagcctAGAGctcccctttaaagtgattgtaaatgctagtttttttttcccctataaaaataacaaacatgtcatacttacctgctctgttgcagtggatttgcacagtgcagcccagatcctcctcttcttgggtgcctcatcgctgctcctggcccctccctcctgtgttcagtgcccccacagcaagcagcttgctataggggcaaccgagctgagtcacagctccttatgttcattcagacacggagccccgacctctctctcccctgattggctaactgactttgattgacagcagcctgaGCCAATGGcgacgctgctgtgtctcagccaaatcaggaggagaatctcagacggctgagacattcgtggacatcgctggacagagaggtacCTCAGGTAAGTAGTAGGGGGTAGCTGCCGCACACAGAAGGCTTTAGATCTTAAATGCACAAaggattaaaaaccttctgcctttacaacccctttaagttgctgTCTGCTGTGTTGAGACTTTGCTACACGCAGGGagttttaagaacagataaaaaaaaggggggggggcagggtagagctcttctgactgcttgaatttttttaaagaaaacaatggACAGTAA
This window of the Aquarana catesbeiana isolate 2022-GZ linkage group LG01, ASM4218655v1, whole genome shotgun sequence genome carries:
- the MRPL54 gene encoding large ribosomal subunit protein mL54, which translates into the protein MAALGTFRAVRALLRSNGSVQLRGYAKKAVIKGKGKGLVKEVQKGPEVCKDPYILATHAMGLNIYKSGSDVQLKDDSHYPEWLFQLDLGPPKPLEDLSPDTPQYWKLLRKLHMWRNNRLAKVKKF